Proteins found in one Litoribrevibacter albus genomic segment:
- a CDS encoding molybdenum cofactor biosynthesis protein MoaE yields the protein MSGSAKSHACKIEISVQEADFDLGALSNQWTDGDVENGAQVMFVGRVREFAQANQQSMTLEHYPGMTEKALRETADIAAERWRINKALIIHRIGELQPADQIVLVMVLSGHREDAFNAAWFIMDHLKTTAPFWKKESADGEGHWVDAKESDDNALTKWDNGSDS from the coding sequence GTGTCGGGTTCAGCTAAGAGTCATGCTTGCAAGATAGAAATCTCAGTGCAAGAAGCAGATTTTGATTTGGGTGCGCTTTCTAACCAATGGACTGACGGGGACGTTGAAAACGGTGCTCAGGTGATGTTTGTCGGGCGTGTGAGAGAGTTTGCACAAGCGAATCAGCAGTCAATGACCCTAGAGCATTACCCGGGCATGACCGAAAAGGCACTTAGAGAGACCGCCGACATTGCAGCTGAACGTTGGCGTATCAACAAAGCATTAATCATTCATCGTATAGGTGAATTACAACCGGCCGACCAGATTGTGTTAGTCATGGTGTTGTCGGGACACCGAGAAGATGCATTCAATGCTGCGTGGTTCATTATGGATCATTTAAAGACCACTGCACCATTTTGGAAAAAAGAGTCGGCGGATGGAGAAGGTCACTGGGTGGATGCAAAAGAGTCCGATGATAATGCGTTGACCAAGTGGGATAACGGCTCTGATTCCTAG